One window of the Shewanella litorisediminis genome contains the following:
- a CDS encoding MotA/TolQ/ExbB proton channel family protein → MKKLISTAVVAASLSLTAGMVSAADAPKTIDQLLQQVKTERVAEGKVNAKREAEFKAERGDKASLLQREKSALAAEKQRGQDLNQAFIDNERKIAQLEEDLKTAQGDLGEMFGVVKGEAGDFAGKLVGSNVSAQYPKRDVFIADLGSRKQLPKIEELEKFWQEQLFEMAESGKVVKFEAAVTDIDGNVVNTTVHRIGSFNLTADGKYVVYNPELGLIQQLSAQPEGYQVAPIAKWEATTSGAAKLYIDPARGTLLNIFTQKASFQDRIEAGGVIGYIIIGLLALGLLIGLERLLTLFVIGSKVKSQAKNVANPGNNALGRILKVYQDNKDADVETLELKLDEAILKETPAIETRISIIKVLAAIAPMMGLLGTVTGMIATFQSIQLFGTGDPKLMAGGISMALVTTVQGLVAALPLMLVHAIVVARSKTIVQTLEEQSAGIIAEHAEKRAN, encoded by the coding sequence ATGAAGAAGTTAATTTCTACAGCCGTTGTTGCGGCCAGTCTGTCACTCACTGCCGGTATGGTTAGTGCTGCCGACGCGCCAAAGACTATCGACCAACTGCTTCAGCAAGTTAAAACTGAACGCGTTGCCGAAGGTAAAGTGAATGCCAAGCGCGAAGCTGAGTTCAAAGCTGAGCGTGGTGACAAAGCTTCTCTGCTGCAGCGTGAAAAATCTGCACTGGCTGCTGAAAAGCAGCGTGGCCAAGACCTGAACCAGGCCTTTATCGACAACGAGCGTAAAATTGCTCAGCTCGAAGAAGATCTGAAAACTGCTCAGGGTGACCTGGGTGAAATGTTCGGTGTGGTTAAAGGCGAAGCCGGTGATTTCGCTGGTAAGCTGGTAGGCTCAAACGTATCTGCTCAGTATCCTAAGCGTGACGTGTTTATCGCTGATCTGGGTTCTCGCAAGCAGCTGCCAAAAATCGAAGAACTGGAAAAGTTCTGGCAGGAACAGCTGTTCGAAATGGCTGAGTCTGGCAAAGTGGTTAAGTTTGAAGCTGCTGTAACCGATATCGACGGTAACGTAGTAAACACCACTGTTCACCGTATCGGTTCTTTCAACCTGACTGCTGATGGCAAGTATGTGGTATACAACCCTGAACTGGGGCTGATCCAGCAGCTGTCTGCTCAGCCAGAAGGTTACCAGGTTGCGCCAATCGCTAAGTGGGAAGCCACTACCAGCGGCGCTGCCAAACTGTACATCGACCCTGCTCGCGGTACTCTGCTGAACATCTTCACTCAGAAAGCGTCTTTCCAAGATCGCATCGAAGCCGGTGGCGTGATTGGTTACATCATTATCGGTCTGCTGGCCCTGGGTCTGCTGATTGGTCTTGAGCGTCTGCTGACTCTGTTCGTGATTGGCTCTAAGGTTAAGTCTCAGGCCAAGAACGTTGCTAACCCAGGCAACAACGCGCTGGGCCGTATCCTGAAAGTGTATCAGGACAACAAAGATGCAGACGTTGAAACTCTGGAACTGAAACTGGATGAAGCCATCCTGAAAGAAACTCCAGCTATCGAGACTCGTATCTCTATCATCAAAGTACTGGCAGCTATCGCTCCTATGATGGGTCTGCTGGGTACCGTAACCGGTATGATTGCAACCTTCCAGAGCATCCAGCTGTTCGGTACTGGCGATCCAAAACTGATGGCCGGTGGTATCTCTATGGCACTGGTAACAACCGTTCAAGGTCTGGTTGCTGCTCTGCCTCTGATGCTGGTTCACGCTATCGTTGTGGCTCGCAGCAAGACCATCGTTCAAACTCTGGAAGAACAGAGTGCAGGTATCATTGCTGAACACGCTGAGAAGAGGGCTAACTAA
- a CDS encoding MotA/TolQ/ExbB proton channel family protein → MMLFLMDVWDSVRGFMATGGDVLWLVAVVLFLMWVLMLERFWYLNWIAPKQHLAIIASWEAREETTSWYAHRIREAWVSQAKQDMNARMLMIKTLVALCPMIGLLGTVTGMITVFDVMAVQGTSNARMMAAGISQATMPTMAGMVAALSGVFFSTRLDAKMRISLERLKDSLPHH, encoded by the coding sequence ATGATGCTATTCCTGATGGATGTATGGGATTCCGTCAGGGGCTTCATGGCCACCGGAGGCGACGTCCTCTGGCTTGTAGCGGTAGTGTTGTTTCTCATGTGGGTGTTGATGTTGGAGCGCTTTTGGTACCTTAACTGGATTGCACCAAAGCAGCATCTGGCGATCATCGCCTCATGGGAAGCCAGGGAAGAAACCACTTCCTGGTATGCACACCGTATCCGTGAAGCTTGGGTATCCCAAGCGAAGCAAGATATGAACGCACGTATGCTGATGATCAAGACCCTCGTGGCACTTTGTCCCATGATCGGTCTGCTCGGTACCGTAACAGGTATGATCACAGTGTTCGATGTGATGGCAGTACAGGGCACCAGTAACGCTCGTATGATGGCGGCTGGTATTTCTCAGGCCACCATGCCAACGATGGCAGGGATGGTTGCGGCACTGTCCGGGGTATTCTTCAGTACCCGTCTGGATGCCAAGATGAGAATTAGCCTTGAGCGACTGAAAGACAGTCTGCCTCACCACTAA
- a CDS encoding ExbD/TolR family protein — translation MARKKHSSVDEEAQIDMTPMLDIVFIMLIFFIVTTSFVKPSGLDYNKPPAAQATKKPSANIFIGVSKTGVIMMENRQVDIERVTANVERMLAEAPEASVLIQADKEAQHGIVVKVLDQVKAAGIDKIAVSAGND, via the coding sequence ATGGCTCGTAAAAAGCATTCCAGCGTAGACGAGGAAGCTCAAATCGACATGACCCCGATGCTCGACATCGTGTTCATCATGCTGATCTTCTTCATCGTAACTACTTCGTTCGTGAAGCCATCTGGTTTGGATTACAACAAGCCTCCGGCAGCACAAGCGACCAAAAAGCCTTCAGCAAACATCTTTATTGGTGTGAGCAAGACTGGCGTCATCATGATGGAAAACCGTCAGGTTGACATCGAGCGTGTGACTGCAAACGTAGAGCGTATGTTGGCAGAAGCACCAGAAGCCTCTGTTCTGATCCAGGCTGACAAAGAAGCCCAACACGGCATCGTTGTTAAAGTTCTGGACCAGGTGAAGGCTGCCGGTATAGACAAGATCGCGGTATCTGCGGGGAACGACTAA
- a CDS encoding energy transducer TonB produces the protein MLRALVSIIIGALVTFGLFWFMAALVGGGAQRADNSSETPVIEITMDRQDAKAQNKPRVVPKPPPPPEQPPKPDTTPPDTSSNIDTGLTFNMGGLESGGASTGLKLGNMMTRDGDATPIVRIEPQYPIAAARDGKEGWVQLRFTINEIGGVDDVEVIAAEPKRVFDKEAIRALKKWKYKPKVVDGVAQKQPGMTVQLDFKLDKGGK, from the coding sequence ATGTTGAGAGCACTAGTATCTATCATTATTGGTGCTTTGGTGACATTTGGTTTGTTCTGGTTCATGGCTGCCTTGGTGGGGGGCGGCGCACAGCGCGCCGACAACTCATCCGAAACCCCGGTGATAGAAATCACCATGGACAGGCAGGATGCGAAAGCGCAGAACAAACCAAGGGTGGTGCCAAAGCCGCCCCCACCACCAGAGCAACCGCCTAAGCCGGATACAACTCCACCGGACACATCGAGTAATATCGATACAGGCCTGACCTTTAACATGGGTGGGCTTGAGTCAGGTGGCGCCAGCACCGGACTTAAGTTGGGCAATATGATGACACGCGATGGTGATGCAACACCTATCGTGCGTATCGAACCTCAGTACCCCATTGCTGCGGCACGTGACGGTAAGGAAGGTTGGGTACAGCTGCGCTTCACCATTAACGAAATTGGTGGTGTAGATGACGTAGAAGTTATCGCTGCAGAGCCCAAGCGTGTATTTGATAAAGAAGCGATCCGTGCACTGAAAAAGTGGAAGTACAAGCCAAAGGTTGTGGATGGCGTTGCACAGAAACAACCAGGCATGACGGTTCAATTGGACTTTAAACTGGATAAAGGAGGCAAATAA
- a CDS encoding tetratricopeptide repeat protein gives MRQVKLASALLLSFAAGALVMPVAQAAEKCPMEKRQARAVGETVGKKVQKSFEAYTNGQLDEAIAILLEANAKGDFDKAYVARMLGNFYAEKGKMETAIKYMKQAVDADVLGGTDHAASMKLYADLLIQEKKWKEAIAVYYKWMDFACKTDDPVVYRRIGIAYSELKQWDKVLEVADKGLSHAKEPDKNLYQMKLTAYFEKKQYKNAVKVLETMVPLFQDDKRLWIQLAQFYLLTEDFSRSLQTYDLCFRNGFLKEDAGSLVRYAQLLANQGSPYRAATVMEKYMKAGVIESNAKNHEQIAGFFQNAKEIEKAAEYYGKAAEEKNDGKLFLKQGRMLALAQKYSAAVPALEKSLNAGIPSPGEAHFELALIHLQLKQYKSAYSRAKLAAQDKKTERSAKSYISYIQEKARINNVTL, from the coding sequence ATGCGTCAAGTTAAACTTGCCAGCGCTCTGCTGCTGTCCTTTGCTGCCGGAGCCCTGGTGATGCCAGTGGCCCAGGCCGCCGAAAAATGTCCGATGGAAAAGCGTCAGGCTCGAGCGGTTGGTGAGACTGTGGGTAAAAAGGTACAGAAATCCTTTGAAGCCTACACGAATGGCCAATTGGACGAAGCTATCGCTATTTTGCTTGAGGCCAATGCCAAGGGCGATTTCGACAAGGCGTATGTCGCGCGCATGTTGGGTAACTTCTATGCCGAGAAAGGCAAGATGGAAACCGCTATTAAGTACATGAAGCAGGCAGTTGATGCCGATGTACTGGGTGGTACCGATCATGCAGCTTCCATGAAGTTGTACGCAGATCTGCTTATCCAGGAGAAGAAGTGGAAAGAGGCGATTGCCGTTTACTATAAGTGGATGGATTTTGCCTGTAAGACTGACGATCCTGTGGTTTACCGTCGTATCGGTATTGCCTACAGCGAATTGAAGCAGTGGGACAAGGTATTGGAAGTGGCCGACAAAGGTCTGTCACACGCCAAGGAACCTGACAAAAACCTTTACCAGATGAAGCTGACTGCTTACTTTGAGAAGAAGCAGTACAAGAATGCTGTCAAGGTACTGGAGACCATGGTTCCCCTGTTCCAGGACGATAAGCGTTTGTGGATCCAGCTGGCACAGTTCTACTTGCTGACCGAGGATTTTTCTCGTTCGCTTCAGACATATGATCTGTGTTTCCGCAATGGCTTCCTGAAGGAAGATGCGGGTAGTCTGGTTCGTTATGCTCAGTTGTTGGCTAACCAAGGTTCACCTTATCGTGCTGCCACCGTCATGGAAAAATACATGAAGGCAGGCGTTATTGAGTCCAATGCCAAGAACCACGAGCAGATAGCAGGCTTCTTTCAGAATGCCAAAGAGATAGAAAAAGCGGCTGAATACTACGGTAAAGCGGCAGAAGAGAAGAATGATGGCAAGCTGTTCCTCAAGCAGGGACGCATGTTGGCACTGGCTCAGAAATATTCTGCAGCCGTTCCAGCCCTGGAGAAATCCTTGAATGCCGGTATTCCCAGCCCAGGTGAAGCTCACTTCGAACTGGCGCTGATTCATCTGCAGCTGAAACAGTACAAGTCTGCTTACTCTCGGGCAAAGCTTGCCGCACAGGACAAGAAAACTGAGCGCAGCGCCAAGAGCTATATTTCTTATATTCAAGAGAAAGCACGTATCAACAACGTGACGCTCTAG
- a CDS encoding GGDEF domain-containing protein, with amino-acid sequence MIYSFRNSGFRDPETGVYNQTYFMEVFNREWHRHIRDNQSLALLYLYPHIRETRKHPGLMEMLSKELEKALLRSSDMIARMNNECFALGLFNIDTEGTAVVANRIEENIRGFIKRFDKDPSIQMNYKLAACICAPNRDKRIEKLFVNTETMAKMLVQEKDKHSVMENLQ; translated from the coding sequence ATGATTTATTCATTTAGAAATTCCGGATTCAGGGATCCAGAAACGGGCGTCTACAATCAAACCTACTTTATGGAAGTCTTTAATCGGGAATGGCACAGACATATCCGTGACAACCAAAGTCTGGCCCTATTGTATCTATACCCCCACATTCGTGAAACAAGAAAACATCCGGGTCTAATGGAGATGCTCAGCAAGGAGTTGGAGAAGGCCTTGCTCCGCTCGAGCGATATGATTGCCCGTATGAATAACGAATGCTTTGCCCTTGGACTTTTCAATATCGATACTGAGGGTACCGCCGTAGTGGCAAACCGCATTGAAGAAAACATCAGGGGGTTTATTAAGCGATTCGATAAAGATCCCAGTATCCAGATGAACTACAAACTCGCCGCCTGTATCTGCGCCCCCAATAGAGATAAACGCATAGAAAAACTATTTGTAAACACCGAAACCATGGCAAAAATGTTGGTGCAGGAAAAAGACAAACACAGCGTGATGGAGAATCTTCAGTGA
- a CDS encoding DUF885 domain-containing protein: protein MQKTLLAIVVASAFALSGCSQEKSAASPGANVEAQGTAAPASEQTAQSRYLAMVDNYFKDYLKLEPIYATFFGVNDYNAEFGGDLSDEYLKARHDFNTHYLAQARKIDKSALPADLQLSYDLFVYDRNMALVDETFPARFLPMNQFYSTVITMIQLGSGEAAQPFVTKQDYLNWESRVDGFIAWLDRAQARMNEGMASKVVLPRILVERMIPQFTAQQVVDAKDSIFYAPVKSLPESFSEQDKVEIEARYQAMIAQRLLPALAKMETFLKDTYLPAARATDGWSGLPNGKAWYQHLANLHTTTDKSVDEIHETGLNEVARILSEMDKVRQQVGFEGDLKAFFASLSSEPQYFFTERQGLIDGYMVLKESINQVLPQYFNVMPKADYVVKPVESFREQSAAGASYESPAVDGSRPGVFYINTYNLKAQPKWGMTTLSLHEAAPGHHFQIAIKQELTGVPEFQRFSGYTAFEEGWALYAEYLGIEMGLFSDPYQYFGKLSDEMLRAMRLVVDTGLHAKGWSREQAIQYMKDNSPMAESDIIAEVERYMAIPGQALSYKVGQLKILELRADAEKRLGDKFSLPAFHDQILTSGSLPMAVMEQKVDRWVKSQL from the coding sequence ATGCAAAAAACCTTGTTGGCAATAGTGGTGGCTTCGGCATTCGCCCTGTCTGGCTGTTCACAGGAAAAATCGGCAGCGTCACCTGGAGCGAACGTCGAAGCACAGGGCACTGCCGCTCCAGCGTCGGAGCAAACCGCTCAGAGCCGCTATCTGGCCATGGTAGACAACTACTTCAAGGACTATCTCAAGCTCGAGCCGATTTACGCCACATTTTTTGGGGTAAACGATTATAACGCCGAGTTTGGCGGCGACCTTTCTGATGAATACCTCAAAGCCCGCCATGATTTTAATACCCACTATCTGGCACAGGCCAGAAAGATAGACAAGTCTGCTCTGCCTGCGGATTTACAGCTCTCTTATGACCTGTTTGTGTATGACCGCAACATGGCGTTGGTCGATGAGACCTTTCCGGCACGCTTCCTGCCCATGAATCAGTTTTACAGCACTGTCATCACCATGATCCAGCTGGGCAGCGGTGAGGCCGCCCAGCCATTTGTGACGAAACAGGATTACCTGAACTGGGAGTCACGGGTGGATGGCTTTATCGCCTGGCTCGACAGAGCCCAGGCGCGCATGAATGAAGGCATGGCCAGCAAGGTGGTACTGCCAAGAATACTGGTCGAGCGGATGATTCCGCAGTTCACCGCCCAGCAGGTTGTTGACGCCAAAGACAGTATTTTTTATGCGCCGGTGAAATCGCTGCCCGAGTCCTTCAGTGAACAGGACAAGGTTGAAATCGAAGCGCGTTATCAGGCTATGATTGCTCAGCGCCTGTTGCCGGCATTGGCGAAGATGGAGACCTTCCTGAAAGACACTTATCTGCCTGCAGCCCGTGCGACCGACGGTTGGTCAGGGTTGCCCAACGGCAAGGCCTGGTATCAACACCTGGCCAATCTGCATACCACTACCGATAAGTCAGTCGACGAAATCCATGAGACTGGTCTCAATGAAGTCGCCCGCATTTTGTCAGAAATGGACAAGGTACGGCAGCAAGTGGGGTTTGAAGGTGACCTTAAAGCCTTCTTTGCTTCCCTCTCCAGCGAGCCGCAATACTTCTTTACGGAGCGTCAGGGATTGATTGATGGCTATATGGTGCTCAAAGAGAGTATTAATCAGGTGTTGCCTCAATACTTTAACGTCATGCCCAAGGCAGATTACGTAGTTAAACCCGTTGAATCCTTCCGGGAGCAATCGGCAGCGGGGGCCTCCTATGAATCACCGGCGGTGGATGGCAGTCGTCCCGGGGTGTTCTACATCAACACCTATAACCTCAAGGCGCAGCCAAAGTGGGGCATGACGACACTGTCGCTTCACGAAGCGGCACCCGGCCACCACTTCCAGATTGCCATCAAGCAAGAGCTGACCGGTGTGCCTGAGTTCCAGCGCTTCAGCGGTTATACCGCCTTCGAAGAGGGCTGGGCTCTGTATGCCGAGTATTTGGGTATCGAGATGGGTCTTTTCAGCGATCCTTACCAATACTTCGGCAAGCTTTCCGATGAGATGCTTCGTGCAATGCGGTTGGTTGTGGATACAGGTTTGCATGCCAAGGGCTGGAGCCGCGAGCAGGCCATTCAGTACATGAAGGATAACTCGCCCATGGCCGAGTCTGACATCATCGCTGAAGTAGAGCGTTACATGGCCATTCCCGGCCAGGCTCTGTCCTATAAGGTGGGCCAGCTTAAGATCCTTGAATTGAGAGCCGATGCCGAGAAGCGCCTGGGTGATAAGTTCAGCCTGCCGGCTTTCCACGATCAGATCCTGACATCCGGCTCGCTGCCAATGGCGGTCATGGAGCAAAAGGTCGATCGTTGGGTAAAAAGCCAGTTGTAA
- a CDS encoding peptidylprolyl isomerase, which yields MVRATARHLLVSSQEQCEVLKKLIEGGADFADIAREHSACPSGNQGGELGSFGPGMMVREFDEVVFSAPLHVVQGPVKTQFGYHLVEVTSRG from the coding sequence ATGGTTCGTGCAACCGCCAGACATCTACTGGTTAGCTCGCAAGAACAATGCGAAGTACTGAAAAAGCTTATCGAAGGTGGTGCTGATTTTGCTGATATCGCCCGAGAGCATTCCGCCTGTCCTTCAGGAAACCAAGGCGGAGAGTTGGGGTCTTTTGGCCCGGGAATGATGGTGCGAGAGTTTGATGAGGTGGTCTTTTCAGCCCCTCTGCATGTGGTGCAGGGGCCGGTAAAAACCCAGTTTGGCTATCACCTTGTGGAAGTCACCAGTCGGGGATGA
- a CDS encoding GNAT family N-acetyltransferase has protein sequence MMLTSPEVNQFVRECEPLDVIETKFQQRLAPWRYESGDWLTLVIETLDGEFVGYTGFHMDDELCRRAEVGYLLTPVMQGRGYATEATRAVIDWGALSFNIHKFIACCSEANLGSRKVLERIGFKLEGILRDQTRIKDSWHNDCVYGLLTHERPEVN, from the coding sequence ATGATGCTGACCTCACCTGAGGTTAACCAATTTGTCCGCGAATGTGAGCCGCTGGATGTTATCGAGACCAAGTTTCAACAGCGGCTGGCCCCCTGGCGATACGAATCCGGTGACTGGCTCACCCTGGTTATAGAGACTCTGGACGGAGAGTTTGTCGGCTATACCGGTTTTCACATGGATGATGAGCTTTGTCGCCGTGCCGAAGTGGGTTATCTTCTGACACCTGTCATGCAGGGCCGTGGATACGCCACCGAGGCCACCCGTGCCGTGATTGACTGGGGCGCACTCAGTTTCAACATTCATAAATTTATTGCCTGCTGCAGCGAAGCCAATCTTGGCTCACGTAAGGTGTTGGAGCGAATCGGCTTCAAGCTGGAAGGTATACTCAGGGACCAAACCCGCATCAAAGACAGTTGGCATAATGACTGTGTGTATGGTTTGCTCACTCACGAGCGTCCCGAGGTAAATTAA
- a CDS encoding RNA-binding S4 domain-containing protein, whose translation MSGSASSLTLHAGEDYIELYKVLKVEGMTGDGAEAKRVIAEGMVLVNGEVETRKRKKLVAGDSVTFNGETVQILAG comes from the coding sequence TTGAGCGGTTCAGCATCCAGCCTCACCCTGCATGCGGGTGAAGACTACATCGAGCTTTATAAAGTACTTAAGGTAGAGGGCATGACCGGGGACGGCGCCGAAGCCAAGCGCGTAATTGCCGAAGGCATGGTATTGGTGAATGGTGAAGTGGAAACCCGCAAGCGTAAGAAACTGGTTGCCGGTGACTCGGTCACCTTCAATGGCGAAACCGTCCAGATCCTGGCGGGCTAA
- a CDS encoding ribonuclease E inhibitor RraB encodes MHFPEDDNGQMLKAMHESGIDLTKPLDVDFFLVFDDRRDAESALEDLTAQEAEGEVELNFNEELDKWELIVCINMLPEYDALVAREVELNAFAGQFDGQSDGWGVMQHQEGDDEFMDDEDDDHEHHCGPGCNH; translated from the coding sequence ATGCATTTTCCAGAAGATGATAACGGCCAGATGCTCAAAGCGATGCACGAATCCGGGATTGATTTAACCAAGCCTTTGGATGTGGACTTTTTCCTGGTGTTTGACGACAGACGCGATGCCGAGTCAGCTCTTGAAGATTTGACCGCCCAGGAAGCCGAAGGCGAAGTAGAGCTCAACTTTAATGAAGAGCTCGACAAGTGGGAGCTGATTGTCTGTATCAACATGCTGCCCGAGTATGACGCCTTGGTGGCCAGGGAAGTTGAGCTTAATGCCTTTGCCGGCCAGTTTGATGGCCAAAGCGATGGCTGGGGCGTTATGCAGCACCAGGAAGGCGACGATGAGTTTATGGACGACGAAGATGATGACCATGAGCATCATTGTGGGCCGGGTTGTAATCACTGA
- a CDS encoding TSUP family transporter, translating into MDFSFSIELAALLFFVAMLAGFIDAIAGGGGLLTIPALMWAGLSPAAALATNKLQACGGSFFASLYFVRKKMVDLASIKLDIFCAFVGAALGTIAVQLIDASMLKTLLPFLMLAIGGYFLFSKKVSEDDRHRVLTPTLFAFTAALGIGFYDGFFGPGTGSFFALAFVSLAGFGLAKATAHAKVLNFATNISSLIFFALGGKVVWMLGGLMLLGQAMGATLGSRLVVTKGTAIIKPLVVLMSVVMSTKLLGDQFQWW; encoded by the coding sequence ATGGACTTTTCCTTCTCGATTGAACTTGCCGCGCTGCTGTTCTTTGTGGCCATGCTGGCCGGATTTATTGATGCTATTGCCGGAGGCGGTGGCCTGCTTACCATACCCGCGCTGATGTGGGCCGGCCTTTCACCCGCTGCGGCGCTGGCAACGAATAAGCTGCAGGCCTGTGGCGGCAGTTTTTTTGCCAGCCTCTATTTTGTGCGCAAAAAAATGGTGGATTTGGCCAGCATCAAGCTCGATATTTTCTGTGCCTTTGTTGGCGCGGCGCTCGGCACTATCGCTGTGCAGCTGATAGATGCCAGCATGTTAAAAACCCTGCTGCCCTTTTTGATGCTCGCTATTGGCGGGTATTTTCTGTTTTCCAAAAAAGTCAGTGAAGACGACAGGCACAGGGTGTTAACCCCCACCTTGTTTGCTTTCACCGCGGCGCTGGGCATTGGTTTTTATGACGGTTTCTTTGGCCCGGGCACTGGCAGTTTCTTTGCGCTGGCTTTTGTCAGCCTTGCGGGATTTGGGCTCGCCAAAGCCACTGCCCACGCCAAGGTGCTTAACTTTGCCACCAACATTTCGTCACTGATCTTCTTTGCCCTTGGGGGTAAGGTGGTGTGGATGCTGGGCGGTCTGATGTTACTTGGCCAGGCCATGGGGGCAACGTTGGGATCGCGGCTCGTGGTCACCAAAGGAACCGCGATCATCAAGCCTTTGGTGGTACTGATGTCGGTGGTGATGAGCACCAAGCTTCTTGGCGATCAGTTTCAGTGGTGGTGA
- a CDS encoding exonuclease SbcCD subunit D translates to MRFIHTSDWHLGRTLHNQSLLDEQAQMLETLLALIETHEVDALVIAGDIFDRSVPPAAAVSLLDAFLDKVIQQLKVSVIAIGGNHDGQERLAFGARQMARAGLYIQGPVSASISPVRVDGKHGAAFFYPIPYAEPALVRHLLEDESIQSHQDAMAALLSKVQAHNSNGLPKIVVSHCFLDGGSESDSERPLSIGGADKITPALFTPFDYAALGHLHGPQYKGAEHVRYSGSPLKYSFSEQHQNKSVTLVDMVPAKAPDIRLLPIKPQRDVRIIEGHLDTLLAQGAKDPGRDDYLMVRLLDTHAILEPMAKLRAVYPNVLHLERTGLMQERSMEGPGRERMQKSELTMFEDFFNQVQGESLSGPQKALMSDLIASLHREAGQ, encoded by the coding sequence ATGAGATTCATCCATACCTCAGATTGGCATTTGGGCCGCACACTGCACAATCAGTCATTGCTGGACGAGCAGGCGCAGATGTTGGAGACCCTGCTGGCACTCATTGAGACCCACGAGGTGGATGCCCTGGTGATAGCCGGCGATATCTTTGACCGCTCTGTGCCTCCTGCCGCCGCAGTAAGTCTTCTGGATGCGTTTCTCGACAAGGTTATTCAGCAACTTAAGGTAAGCGTTATTGCCATCGGTGGTAACCACGATGGCCAGGAGCGATTGGCCTTTGGTGCACGGCAGATGGCCAGAGCCGGCCTTTATATTCAGGGGCCGGTCAGTGCCAGCATCAGTCCCGTGCGGGTCGATGGCAAGCACGGGGCTGCATTTTTCTATCCTATCCCTTACGCAGAGCCTGCCTTGGTTCGTCATCTTCTTGAGGATGAGAGCATCCAAAGCCATCAGGACGCCATGGCAGCTTTGCTTTCAAAGGTTCAGGCTCATAACAGTAATGGATTGCCGAAGATTGTGGTCAGCCATTGCTTTTTGGACGGCGGCAGCGAGTCTGACTCAGAACGGCCCTTGTCCATTGGCGGTGCAGATAAGATAACTCCGGCGCTGTTTACGCCATTTGACTATGCTGCACTCGGCCATCTCCATGGCCCGCAATACAAGGGCGCAGAGCATGTGCGCTACAGCGGCTCTCCCTTGAAGTACTCATTCAGCGAGCAGCATCAAAACAAATCAGTCACCCTGGTGGACATGGTGCCCGCAAAGGCGCCTGATATCCGCCTGTTGCCCATTAAGCCCCAGCGGGACGTACGGATTATCGAAGGGCATCTGGACACTCTCCTGGCGCAAGGCGCCAAAGACCCTGGTCGTGACGATTACCTGATGGTGAGATTGCTCGATACCCATGCCATTTTAGAGCCCATGGCCAAGCTTCGGGCCGTGTACCCGAATGTACTTCATCTTGAGCGCACCGGGCTCATGCAGGAGCGTTCGATGGAAGGCCCGGGCCGCGAGCGCATGCAAAAAAGTGAGTTAACCATGTTTGAGGATTTCTTCAATCAGGTACAGGGAGAATCCCTGAGTGGGCCGCAAAAAGCGCTGATGTCGGATTTGATAGCGTCGCTGCACAGGGAGGCTGGTCAATGA